In Luteibaculum oceani, the following are encoded in one genomic region:
- the hutH gene encoding histidine ammonia-lyase, giving the protein MASKFIISQDFLTIDDIIQGLKADMVELSPESRNDIAKGRDFLEKKLEEAEDPIYGINTGFGSLCNTEINKSMLSELQFNLVRSHACGVGEPISMEVSKLIFLLKIIGLSKGNSGVSTELIDQMIAVYNAGIVPVIYEYGSLGASGDLAPLAHLGLVLFGEGEAWDGTQKVPTKKLYQKHGLSPIELKAKEGISILNGTQFMSAFGCICLYNAFQLLNLANHNAAISLEAFSGNLNPFITELHELRKHPGQVAIAEVIQSLLKGSKSIIKKKPYVQDPYSFRCVPQVHGASLYALNHVKTILENEINAVTDNPTLLFKEDKIVSGGNFHGQPLAIAFDYAAIACAELGSISERRVYKLISGERNLPPFLVDEPGINSGFMIPQYAAASIVSRNKQLCTPSSVDTIDSSNGQEDHVSMGANAATKWFSVVKNLHRILSIELLTAFQALDFHQPEDTSDVLKSLYTRFREQVLFMKKDDILHNYMQKSESFTVDAFDLYL; this is encoded by the coding sequence GTGGCAAGTAAATTCATAATATCCCAAGATTTTCTCACCATAGATGATATAATTCAAGGCTTAAAGGCCGATATGGTGGAGCTTTCACCCGAGAGTAGAAATGATATAGCCAAGGGGCGAGATTTTCTGGAGAAGAAGTTAGAGGAAGCAGAAGATCCTATTTATGGAATTAACACTGGATTTGGAAGCCTTTGTAATACAGAGATTAACAAGTCGATGTTGTCTGAGCTCCAGTTTAACCTAGTTCGGTCTCATGCTTGTGGGGTAGGAGAACCTATTTCTATGGAAGTCTCCAAGCTTATTTTTCTACTAAAAATAATCGGTCTTAGTAAAGGTAATTCTGGTGTAAGTACAGAATTAATAGATCAAATGATTGCTGTATACAATGCAGGAATTGTTCCGGTTATATATGAATATGGATCTTTGGGAGCAAGTGGAGATTTAGCACCCCTTGCACATCTTGGATTGGTGCTTTTTGGTGAGGGAGAAGCTTGGGACGGTACGCAAAAGGTGCCTACTAAAAAGCTCTATCAAAAGCACGGATTGTCTCCGATTGAGTTAAAAGCAAAGGAAGGAATATCCATTTTAAATGGAACACAATTTATGAGTGCATTTGGTTGCATTTGCCTGTACAATGCCTTTCAGCTACTTAACCTAGCAAATCATAACGCGGCAATTTCTTTAGAAGCCTTTTCGGGCAATTTAAACCCCTTTATTACGGAGCTTCATGAATTACGTAAGCATCCGGGGCAAGTTGCTATTGCAGAAGTAATACAAAGCCTGCTTAAAGGGAGTAAATCCATTATTAAAAAGAAGCCTTATGTTCAAGATCCATATAGTTTTAGATGTGTCCCACAGGTGCATGGAGCAAGTTTATATGCATTGAACCATGTAAAAACTATTCTGGAAAATGAAATAAATGCGGTTACCGATAACCCTACATTATTATTCAAAGAGGATAAAATAGTAAGTGGAGGGAATTTTCATGGTCAACCGTTAGCAATCGCCTTTGATTATGCTGCAATCGCATGCGCAGAATTGGGCTCTATCTCAGAAAGAAGAGTATATAAACTTATTTCTGGAGAAAGAAATTTGCCGCCATTTTTAGTAGATGAGCCAGGAATTAACTCAGGTTTTATGATACCTCAGTATGCTGCTGCTTCAATAGTTAGCAGAAATAAACAATTATGTACACCAAGCTCGGTTGATACTATAGATTCTTCTAATGGGCAAGAAGATCATGTAAGTATGGGGGCAAATGCTGCTACAAAGTGGTTTTCCGTCGTTAAAAATTTGCATAGAATTCTATCAATTGAGTTGTTAACAGCTTTTCAAGCTCTTGATTTTCATCAACCCGAAGACACTAGTGATGTTCTTAAATCTTTATATACAAGGTTTAGAGAGCAGGTATTGTTTATGAAAAAAGATGATATTTTACATAATTACATGCAAAAAAGTGAATCCTTTACTGTCGATGCGTTTGATTTATATCTTTGA
- the hisG gene encoding ATP phosphoribosyltransferase has protein sequence METLKIAIQKGGRLSDKSIEVLKDCGFELNLGHNKLKANVPNSNVEILFLRDDDIPKYVENGVAQLGIVGENVLLEEKRDINTVAKLGFGKCRMSLAIPRGENYTGISYFSGKRIATSYGEILKTYLSQQGIEASIHDISGSVEIAPGIGLADGIMDIVSTGSTLAMNGLKEVETILKSEAVLVANKSLSNEHNEFLEQLLFRIKAVKEGKNNRYILLNAPNEKLDEIAAVLPGISSPTVMPLLKKGWSSVHSVVNAKQVWEVIDELHKVGAEGVLVVPIEKMFK, from the coding sequence ATGGAAACTTTAAAAATTGCAATTCAAAAGGGTGGACGATTAAGTGATAAGTCCATTGAGGTTTTAAAAGACTGCGGATTTGAGTTAAATCTTGGACACAATAAGTTAAAAGCCAATGTTCCTAATTCCAATGTGGAAATATTATTTCTTCGAGATGATGATATTCCAAAGTATGTGGAAAATGGTGTAGCCCAATTGGGAATTGTGGGTGAGAATGTGTTGCTCGAAGAAAAACGAGATATCAATACCGTTGCAAAATTGGGCTTTGGAAAGTGTCGTATGTCTCTTGCCATACCAAGAGGTGAAAATTACACGGGAATTTCCTATTTCTCAGGTAAACGCATCGCCACCAGCTATGGTGAAATATTAAAAACCTACTTAAGCCAACAAGGTATTGAGGCGTCCATCCACGACATTTCTGGATCCGTTGAAATTGCTCCTGGTATTGGTTTAGCCGACGGTATAATGGACATCGTTAGTACGGGATCTACGCTTGCAATGAATGGGTTAAAAGAAGTAGAAACCATCCTTAAATCCGAGGCAGTTTTAGTTGCGAATAAAAGCCTGTCCAACGAACACAATGAGTTTCTGGAGCAACTCTTGTTCCGAATCAAGGCAGTTAAAGAAGGAAAAAATAATAGGTACATCCTGCTAAATGCGCCCAATGAGAAACTTGATGAAATTGCAGCTGTTTTACCTGGAATATCCAGTCCAACCGTCATGCCCCTTCTAAAAAAGGGATGGAGTTCAGTACACAGTGTGGTAAATGCGAAACAGGTTTGGGAGGTCATTGATGAGCTGCACAAAGTGGGAGCAGAAGGTGTACTCGTAGTTCCAATTGAAAAAATGTTCAAGTAA
- the hisD gene encoding histidinol dehydrogenase has translation MLAIYKEPQIDSWSSLCQRPSVDAANLEELINQIFQSVKSKGDQALLDYARMFEASVPSKFLMDAITWDKLAKECGADLQNAIKHAAKNIEKFHRAQKTPEAVITVEPGVECWQKPVPIERVAIYIPGGTAPLFSTVLMLAIPAKIAGVGEINLFTPPNKEKSIHPAIAYAAKLAGVSNIYTVGGAQAVAAATYGTESIPKCDKIFGPGNQYVTAAKMKAQQVGVAIDMPAGPSELLVWADENSNAAFIASDLLSQAEHGMDSQVVLVTNSEQKVAEVKAELEIQLRTLPREGIASGALKNSFAVIFKDSKKSVDFVNTYAPEHLIISTMDAMELSEKVRNAGSVFIGEYSPESVGDYASGTNHTLPTSGFSRAYSGVNLDSYFRKITFQKLSKEGLGNLSSTVICMAENEGLQAHANAVKIRLQ, from the coding sequence ATGTTAGCAATTTATAAAGAGCCTCAGATTGATTCGTGGTCGAGTTTATGTCAACGTCCCTCAGTAGACGCTGCAAATTTGGAGGAATTGATTAATCAAATATTTCAGTCGGTAAAATCAAAAGGCGACCAGGCACTTTTGGATTACGCAAGGATGTTCGAAGCCTCGGTTCCTAGCAAGTTTTTAATGGATGCTATCACGTGGGATAAGCTTGCAAAGGAGTGTGGAGCAGACCTTCAAAATGCCATTAAGCATGCAGCCAAGAACATAGAAAAGTTCCACAGGGCGCAGAAAACACCAGAGGCCGTAATTACCGTTGAGCCTGGTGTTGAATGCTGGCAAAAGCCCGTGCCTATAGAGCGTGTGGCAATTTATATTCCTGGGGGAACGGCACCCTTGTTTTCAACGGTTCTTATGTTGGCCATTCCCGCAAAAATTGCGGGAGTAGGGGAAATCAATTTATTTACTCCTCCCAATAAAGAAAAGTCTATACACCCTGCAATAGCCTATGCAGCCAAATTAGCTGGGGTTAGTAATATTTATACAGTTGGAGGAGCTCAGGCGGTAGCAGCGGCAACTTATGGAACGGAAAGTATTCCTAAGTGTGACAAAATATTTGGTCCGGGAAATCAATACGTTACTGCGGCAAAAATGAAAGCGCAGCAAGTAGGAGTTGCTATAGATATGCCAGCGGGACCATCCGAATTGTTGGTTTGGGCTGATGAAAATTCTAACGCCGCTTTTATTGCCTCGGATCTACTATCTCAAGCAGAGCACGGTATGGATTCTCAGGTAGTGTTAGTAACTAACTCAGAACAGAAAGTAGCTGAGGTGAAAGCAGAGTTGGAAATACAACTTAGAACGCTACCCAGAGAGGGAATCGCCAGTGGTGCGCTAAAAAATTCTTTCGCTGTAATTTTTAAAGACAGTAAGAAGTCAGTTGATTTTGTTAACACCTATGCTCCAGAGCACTTGATAATAAGCACAATGGATGCCATGGAATTATCGGAAAAAGTAAGGAATGCAGGATCTGTGTTTATTGGGGAGTATAGTCCCGAGTCCGTAGGCGATTATGCCTCTGGAACGAATCACACCCTGCCAACATCAGGCTTTTCAAGAGCATATTCTGGCGTGAATCTCGATTCCTATTTTCGCAAAATCACCTTTCAAAAACTCAGTAAAGAAGGATTGGGAAACCTATCGAGCACTGTTATTTGCATGGCAGAAAATGAGGGACTTCAAGCGCATGCTAACGCCGTTAAAATAAGACTGCAATGA